In one Nicotiana tomentosiformis chromosome 6, ASM39032v3, whole genome shotgun sequence genomic region, the following are encoded:
- the LOC138894580 gene encoding uncharacterized protein has protein sequence MEKDKNKHHLASWNKMSFPFNEGGIGFRSIQDICKSMEYKQWCNFRYKPSLWSEFLMDKYCKRSHPISKKCDTGQSQAWKSLMTNKKDAEQHIQLRLHSGDARFWWDSWLGMGPLASHSTGGGRPGKIAVS, from the coding sequence ATGGAAAAGGACAAGAACAAACACCACTTGGCATCATGGAACAAGATGTCATTTCCATTTAATGAAGGTGGCATTGGGTTCAGATCTATTCAGGATATTTGCAAATCAATGGAATACAAGCAATGGTGTAACTTTAGATATAAACCATCATTGTGGAGTGAGTTCCTCATGGACAAGTACTGCAAGAGATCACATCCCATCTCTAAGAAATGTGACACTGGCCAATCTCAAGCTTGGAAAAGTCTTATGACCAACAAGAAAGATGCTGAACAACATATTCAATTGAGGCTTCATTCAGGTGATGCCAGGTTTTGGTGGGACAGTTGGCTTGGTATGGGCCCTCTAGCCTCACACAGCACTGGAGGTGGCAGGCCTGGCAAGATTGCAGTCTCATAA